Proteins encoded in a region of the Pseudomonas sp. GOM7 genome:
- a CDS encoding MarR family winged helix-turn-helix transcriptional regulator, which yields MPHFDRERFSLQHSPGHLIALINQLKDRILERHVVDHQITAAQFKVVLLISQQRASSPADLVRLLNLDSGAMTRMLDRLEHKGLLTRERSQADRRQVHLRLTEAGEALGVLGPQIAADAINELTGCLTRSELDEFQRLMKKMLMAADALPQLPGE from the coding sequence ATGCCACATTTCGACCGTGAACGTTTCTCGCTGCAGCATTCACCCGGCCACCTGATCGCCCTGATCAACCAGCTCAAGGATCGGATTCTGGAGCGCCACGTGGTGGATCATCAGATCACCGCGGCGCAATTCAAGGTGGTGCTGCTGATCAGCCAGCAGCGCGCCAGTTCACCAGCCGATCTGGTGCGCCTGCTCAACCTCGACAGCGGGGCCATGACCCGCATGCTCGATCGCCTGGAGCACAAGGGCCTGCTGACCCGTGAGCGCAGCCAGGCCGACCGCCGCCAGGTGCACCTGCGCCTCACCGAAGCCGGCGAGGCGCTGGGCGTGCTGGGGCCGCAGATCGCGGCGGACGCCATCAATGAGCTGACCGGCTGCCTGACGCGCAGCGAACTCGACGAATTCCAACGCCTGATGAAGAAGATGCTGATGGCTGCCGACGCCTTGCCGCAGTTGCCAGGAGAATGA
- a CDS encoding DHA2 family efflux MFS transporter permease subunit, whose amino-acid sequence MSDANFRPASMLLATIGISLATFMQVLDTTIANVALPTISGNLGVSAEQGTWVITSFAVCNAIALPLTGWLARRFGEVKLFLAAVVLFVISSFLCGIARSMPELVVFRALQGLVAGPLYPMAQTLLLAIFPSAKRGMALALLAMVTVVAPIIGPIAGGWITDSYSWPWIFFINVPIGILATLVVWAQMRNRPEVTEHQPIDYVGLMLLVLGVGVLQVVLDKGNDLDWFESGFIQIGTAISVVSLVALVIWELTDRHPIINLRLFMYRNFTFGTLALVLGYSGFFGINLLLPQWLQTQLGYTPVWAGLAAAPIGILPLFLSPLVGKYAHKVDLRLLSGASFLVMGVSCFIRASFNTEVDYRHIAEVQVFMGLGVALFFMPTTSILLSSLPPRDIADGSGLATFLRVLGGSFASSLTTWIWHRREIYHHAQLTEHITAYDPTTQHYLEQLGGASQSAYAQIDRVVESQAYMLSTVDYFTLLGWLFLGLILIIWLAKPPFSAKGAEASGGH is encoded by the coding sequence ATGAGCGACGCCAATTTCCGCCCGGCCAGCATGCTGCTGGCCACCATCGGCATCTCCCTGGCGACCTTCATGCAGGTGCTCGACACCACCATCGCCAACGTGGCCCTGCCGACCATCTCCGGCAACCTGGGGGTCAGTGCGGAGCAGGGCACCTGGGTGATCACTTCCTTCGCCGTGTGCAACGCCATTGCCTTGCCGTTGACCGGCTGGCTGGCGCGGCGCTTCGGCGAGGTGAAGCTGTTCCTCGCCGCGGTGGTGCTGTTCGTGATCAGCTCGTTCCTCTGCGGCATCGCCCGCTCCATGCCCGAGCTGGTGGTGTTCCGTGCGCTGCAGGGGCTGGTGGCCGGGCCGCTTTACCCCATGGCGCAAACGCTGCTGCTGGCGATCTTTCCCAGTGCCAAGCGCGGCATGGCCCTGGCCTTGTTGGCGATGGTCACGGTGGTGGCACCGATCATCGGGCCGATTGCCGGTGGCTGGATCACCGACAGCTATAGCTGGCCGTGGATCTTCTTCATCAACGTACCCATCGGCATTCTCGCCACCCTGGTGGTCTGGGCGCAGATGCGCAACCGCCCGGAAGTCACCGAGCATCAACCCATCGACTACGTAGGGCTGATGCTGCTGGTGCTCGGCGTCGGCGTGCTGCAGGTGGTGCTGGACAAGGGCAACGACCTGGACTGGTTCGAGTCTGGCTTCATTCAGATCGGCACCGCCATCTCGGTGGTCTCGCTGGTGGCCCTGGTGATCTGGGAGCTGACCGACAGGCACCCGATCATCAACCTGCGCCTGTTCATGTATCGCAACTTCACCTTCGGCACCCTGGCGCTGGTGCTCGGCTATTCCGGCTTCTTCGGCATCAACCTGCTGCTACCGCAGTGGTTGCAGACCCAGCTCGGCTACACGCCGGTCTGGGCCGGACTGGCGGCGGCGCCCATCGGCATCCTGCCGTTGTTCCTGTCGCCGCTGGTGGGCAAGTACGCGCACAAGGTCGATCTGCGCCTGCTGTCCGGTGCCTCGTTCCTGGTGATGGGCGTCTCGTGCTTCATACGCGCCTCGTTCAATACCGAGGTGGATTACCGGCATATCGCCGAGGTGCAGGTGTTCATGGGGCTGGGCGTCGCACTGTTCTTCATGCCCACCACCAGCATCCTACTCTCCAGCCTGCCGCCGAGGGACATCGCCGACGGTTCCGGCCTGGCCACCTTCCTGCGCGTGCTGGGTGGTAGCTTCGCCTCGTCGCTGACGACCTGGATCTGGCACCGTCGGGAGATCTACCACCACGCGCAACTGACCGAGCACATCACGGCCTACGACCCGACCACCCAGCACTATCTCGAGCAACTTGGTGGCGCTTCGCAATCGGCTTATGCGCAGATCGACCGGGTGGTGGAAAGCCAGGCCTACATGCTCTCCACCGTGGACTACTTCACCCTGCTGGGCTGGTTGTTCCTCGGCCTGATCCTGATCATCTGGCTGGCCAAGCCGCCATTCTCGGCCAAGGGCGCGGAGGCGAGTGGCGGGCATTGA
- a CDS encoding efflux transporter outer membrane subunit has translation MPLRTPLSVIFSALLLAACASPQGLLTQGQTLDAGSLQGPTFSGELSPAAWPASDWWNRLGDPQLNALIDEALRSNPDLQVVDARARQANATVLAADAQRQPTLGIEAGVTRSRSARVDDPTGQGRRYGTLRSLSLEGGYHFDLWGGDRAAWEAALGRAHAGEVDRQGARLTLAAEVTRAYNDLGLAYATQDLAEQDLQRSRDMLELGRSRVEAGLDSEYQLQQTQSLEAAAEANLTAASQRVESARIRLAVMLGQGPDRGATLPRPQLIAPSAVSLPANVPAELIGRRPDLVAARWRVEAASHDIEASKADFYPNLNLSVAAGSKSLLGDAMFGGASRFFSIAPALSLPIFDGGARRAALAGRNADYDLAVAQYNQTLVTALGDIGDVIQRIHSLERQIEQQQRARDIARSSYDIAMQRYADGIGNYLDALSVEQQLLQSERQLASLQAERIDASVLLMQALGGGFEGATVSSTSAR, from the coding sequence ATGCCGTTGCGTACTCCCTTATCCGTGATTTTCAGCGCGCTGCTGCTGGCTGCCTGCGCTTCGCCGCAAGGACTGCTTACTCAAGGCCAGACCCTGGATGCCGGAAGCCTGCAGGGGCCTACCTTCAGCGGCGAGCTGTCGCCGGCGGCATGGCCGGCCAGTGACTGGTGGAACCGCCTCGGCGATCCACAGCTCAACGCACTGATCGACGAGGCCCTGCGCAGCAATCCGGATCTGCAGGTCGTCGACGCCCGCGCCCGTCAGGCCAATGCCACGGTGCTGGCGGCCGATGCCCAGCGCCAACCGACCCTGGGCATCGAGGCGGGTGTGACCCGTTCTCGCTCGGCACGGGTCGACGATCCCACTGGGCAGGGCAGGCGCTATGGCACCCTGCGCAGCCTGTCGCTGGAGGGTGGCTACCACTTCGATCTGTGGGGTGGCGACCGCGCCGCCTGGGAAGCGGCCCTCGGCCGCGCCCATGCCGGCGAGGTGGATCGCCAGGGCGCGCGCCTGACCTTGGCTGCCGAGGTGACCCGCGCATACAACGATCTGGGCCTGGCTTATGCCACTCAGGATCTGGCCGAGCAGGATCTCCAGCGCAGCCGTGACATGCTCGAACTGGGCCGCAGCCGTGTCGAGGCTGGCCTCGACAGCGAATACCAGTTGCAGCAGACCCAGAGCCTGGAGGCCGCCGCCGAAGCCAACCTGACCGCTGCCTCCCAGCGGGTCGAGAGTGCGCGCATTCGCCTGGCGGTGATGCTCGGCCAGGGCCCGGATCGCGGCGCCACGCTGCCGCGCCCGCAACTGATCGCACCCAGCGCGGTGAGCCTGCCGGCCAACGTGCCGGCGGAGCTGATCGGCCGTCGCCCTGATCTGGTGGCGGCACGCTGGCGCGTCGAGGCGGCCAGCCATGACATCGAGGCCAGCAAGGCCGACTTCTATCCCAATCTCAACCTGAGTGTTGCCGCTGGCAGCAAATCGCTGCTCGGCGATGCCATGTTCGGCGGTGCCAGCCGCTTCTTCAGTATCGCGCCAGCGCTGAGCCTGCCGATCTTCGACGGTGGTGCGCGCCGCGCAGCGCTGGCCGGGCGCAATGCCGACTACGACCTGGCTGTGGCGCAGTACAACCAGACACTGGTCACTGCGCTGGGGGACATCGGTGACGTTATCCAGCGCATCCATTCCCTGGAACGGCAGATCGAGCAGCAACAACGGGCCCGCGACATCGCCCGCAGTTCCTACGACATCGCCATGCAGCGTTATGCCGATGGCATCGGCAACTACCTCGATGCCCTGAGCGTCGAGCAGCAACTGCTGCAGAGCGAACGTCAACTGGCCAGCCTGCAGGCCGAGCGCATCGACGCTTCGGTGCTGCTGATGCAGGCCCTCGGTGGCGGCTTCGAGGGCGCCACTGTGTCATCCACTTCCGCACGCTGA
- a CDS encoding efflux RND transporter periplasmic adaptor subunit has protein sequence MTDSQATSATDNSGKRKRLLLGLGAIVVLCSAAVFAYHELYGRFYEETDDAYVGGNLVQITPRITGTVTRIAVDDGDYVEAGQPLVWLDPADTQVALQSAEANLARTVRQVRGLYSNVDSYKAQVASRRIDVQRAQADYQRRVALASKGAISREELAHARDTLNSAQSALVAAQQQLDSNQALVDDTVIASHPEVKSAAAQLRQAFLNNARTTLLAPVSGYVAQRSVQVGSRIQPGAALMAVVPLHDIWVDANFKETQLREMRIGQPVTVEADLYGDDVVYQGHVESLGVGTGSAFSLLPAQNASGNWIKIVQRLPVRIQLDEEALDKHPLRIGLSTTVTVDLHDQSGPQLSTQMPKQARFSTAVYDEPLAEADALIERIIHANGPQASSAEPARQN, from the coding sequence ATGACCGACTCTCAAGCCACTTCTGCCACCGATAACTCGGGCAAGCGCAAACGCCTGTTGCTGGGCCTCGGTGCCATCGTCGTGCTATGCAGCGCGGCGGTCTTCGCCTACCACGAGCTCTATGGCCGCTTCTACGAGGAAACCGACGACGCCTATGTCGGCGGCAACCTGGTGCAGATCACCCCACGCATCACCGGCACCGTCACCCGTATCGCCGTGGACGATGGCGACTACGTCGAGGCCGGCCAGCCACTGGTCTGGCTGGACCCGGCCGATACCCAGGTGGCGCTGCAGAGCGCCGAGGCCAACCTGGCGCGCACCGTGCGCCAGGTACGCGGGCTGTACAGCAACGTCGACAGCTACAAGGCGCAGGTGGCCTCGCGCAGGATCGACGTGCAACGCGCCCAGGCCGATTACCAACGCCGGGTGGCTCTGGCCAGCAAGGGGGCGATCTCCCGCGAGGAGCTGGCCCACGCCCGCGATACGCTGAACAGTGCCCAGAGCGCACTGGTCGCCGCCCAGCAGCAACTGGACAGCAACCAGGCGTTGGTCGACGACACAGTGATCGCCTCCCACCCGGAGGTGAAGAGCGCCGCTGCGCAGTTGCGCCAGGCCTTCCTCAACAATGCCCGCACCACGCTGCTGGCGCCGGTCAGCGGTTACGTGGCACAGCGTTCGGTACAGGTGGGCAGCCGCATTCAGCCGGGCGCGGCGTTGATGGCCGTGGTGCCGCTGCATGACATCTGGGTCGATGCCAACTTCAAGGAAACCCAGTTGCGCGAGATGCGCATCGGCCAGCCGGTGACCGTCGAGGCTGACCTGTACGGCGACGACGTGGTCTACCAGGGCCATGTCGAGAGCCTGGGCGTGGGCACCGGTAGTGCCTTCTCCTTGCTGCCGGCGCAGAACGCCAGCGGCAACTGGATCAAGATCGTGCAACGTCTGCCGGTGCGCATCCAGCTAGACGAAGAGGCCCTGGACAAGCATCCGCTACGCATCGGCCTGTCCACCACGGTGACCGTCGACCTGCACGACCAGAGCGGCCCTCAGCTATCGACGCAGATGCCCAAGCAGGCGCGCTTCAGCACGGCGGTCTATGACGAGCCGCTGGCCGAGGCCGATGCGCTGATCGAACGCATCATCCACGCCAACGGGCCACAGGCCTCGAGCGCCGAGCCGGCACGGCAGAACTGA
- a CDS encoding hydroxymethylglutaryl-CoA lyase, translating into MNKRLYIQDVATRDGFQIEAAFVPTADKIALIDRLSHTGLAKIEVTSFTSPKAIPNLRDAEEVMRGIQRVPGVEYTVLVPNVKGCERALSCEVDEINLVMSASDTHGLANLRMTPEQSLAQFAEIIEVTRGSGVFINASLSTTFGCPFEGEVPEARVHELTERLLAIGVQGVTLCDTTGMADPAQVERICRAALQRWPEAVFTAHFHNTRGMGLANALAALNAGIDRFDASLGGLGGCPYAPGASGNICTEDLVHMFQRMGLDTGVNLDALLQAAATLPELIGHDVPGAILKAGKADRRYPKPKWMSEAQG; encoded by the coding sequence ATGAACAAACGCCTCTATATCCAGGACGTCGCCACCCGTGACGGCTTCCAGATCGAAGCCGCCTTCGTGCCCACCGCAGACAAGATCGCCCTCATCGACCGCCTGTCCCACACCGGCTTGGCGAAGATCGAGGTCACCTCCTTCACCTCGCCCAAGGCGATTCCCAACCTGCGCGATGCCGAAGAGGTGATGCGCGGCATCCAGCGCGTGCCAGGCGTGGAGTACACCGTGCTGGTGCCCAACGTGAAGGGCTGCGAGCGGGCATTGTCCTGCGAGGTGGACGAGATCAATCTGGTGATGTCGGCCAGCGACACCCATGGCCTGGCCAACCTGCGCATGACGCCGGAGCAGTCGCTGGCGCAGTTCGCCGAGATCATCGAGGTCACTCGGGGCAGCGGCGTATTTATCAACGCCTCGCTGTCGACCACCTTCGGCTGCCCCTTCGAGGGTGAAGTGCCCGAGGCCCGCGTGCATGAGCTGACCGAGCGATTGCTGGCAATCGGTGTGCAAGGCGTGACCCTATGCGACACCACCGGCATGGCCGACCCGGCGCAGGTCGAGCGTATCTGCCGCGCGGCCCTGCAGCGTTGGCCCGAGGCGGTGTTCACCGCGCACTTTCACAACACCCGCGGCATGGGCCTGGCCAACGCCCTGGCGGCGCTGAATGCCGGCATCGACCGTTTCGATGCTTCGCTCGGCGGGCTCGGCGGCTGCCCTTATGCACCCGGCGCCAGCGGCAATATCTGCACCGAGGATCTGGTGCACATGTTCCAGCGCATGGGCCTGGATACCGGCGTGAATCTCGACGCCCTGCTCCAAGCCGCCGCCACCCTACCCGAGCTGATCGGCCACGACGTGCCCGGCGCGATTCTCAAGGCCGGCAAGGCGGATCGTCGCTATCCCAAGCCCAAGTGGATGAGCGAAGCGCAAGGCTGA
- a CDS encoding CaiB/BaiF CoA transferase family protein, translating into MTQSNTSNMALQGLKVIEMGQLIAGPFASKLLGEFGADVIKIEPPGVGDPLRKWRKIKDGTSLWWHVQSRNKRSLTLDLKQAEAQDIVRKLVAEADVLVENFRPGTLEGWGLGYEALKAINPRLIMLRISGYGQTGPYRDLPGFGVIGEAMGGLRHLSGYPGQAPVRVGISIGDSLSSLYGVIGVLLALQERARSGEGQEIDVALYESVFAMMESLIPEYDAFGYIREPAGSALPGITPSNSYPCKDGSYVLIAGNGDSIYKRLMSLIGRDDLGNDPRLAQNDGRSQHAELIDGAIAEWTAQRGRDEVIEALKGARVPAGYPYTAADIVQDPHYLARQMIEQVQTSVGPLKVPGVLPKLSRTPGRIGSGGPQLGEHNDDILAGLGLSDEQVAGLRERGVI; encoded by the coding sequence ATGACTCAGAGCAACACCAGCAACATGGCCCTGCAGGGGCTCAAGGTGATCGAGATGGGCCAGCTCATCGCCGGCCCCTTCGCCAGCAAGCTGCTCGGCGAATTCGGCGCCGATGTGATCAAGATCGAGCCGCCGGGCGTCGGCGACCCGCTGCGCAAATGGCGCAAGATCAAGGACGGCACCTCGCTCTGGTGGCATGTGCAGTCGCGCAACAAGCGCTCGCTGACCCTCGACCTGAAGCAGGCCGAAGCCCAGGACATCGTGCGCAAGCTGGTAGCCGAGGCCGACGTGCTGGTGGAGAACTTCCGCCCTGGCACACTGGAAGGCTGGGGCCTGGGCTACGAGGCGCTGAAGGCGATCAACCCGCGGCTGATCATGCTGCGCATCTCCGGTTACGGGCAGACCGGCCCCTACCGCGACCTGCCCGGTTTCGGCGTGATCGGCGAAGCCATGGGCGGCCTGCGCCACCTCTCCGGCTACCCCGGCCAGGCGCCGGTGCGTGTGGGCATCAGCATCGGCGACTCGCTGTCGTCGCTGTACGGGGTGATCGGTGTGCTGCTGGCCCTGCAGGAACGTGCACGTAGCGGCGAGGGCCAGGAAATCGACGTGGCGCTGTACGAATCGGTGTTCGCCATGATGGAAAGCCTGATCCCCGAATACGATGCCTTCGGCTACATCCGCGAGCCGGCCGGCAGCGCCCTGCCCGGCATCACCCCCTCCAACTCCTACCCCTGCAAGGACGGCAGCTACGTACTGATCGCCGGCAATGGCGACAGCATCTACAAGCGCCTGATGAGCCTGATCGGCCGCGACGACCTGGGCAACGACCCACGCCTGGCGCAGAACGACGGGCGCAGCCAGCACGCCGAGCTGATCGACGGCGCCATCGCCGAATGGACCGCCCAGCGCGGCCGCGACGAGGTGATCGAAGCGCTCAAGGGCGCCCGCGTGCCGGCCGGCTACCCCTATACCGCCGCCGATATCGTGCAGGACCCGCACTACCTGGCGCGGCAGATGATCGAGCAGGTACAGACCAGCGTCGGCCCGCTCAAGGTGCCGGGCGTGCTGCCCAAGCTCAGCCGCACGCCAGGCCGTATCGGCAGCGGCGGCCCGCAACTCGGTGAGCACAACGACGACATCCTCGCCGGCCTCGGCCTGAGCGATGAGCAGGTCGCGGGGCTGCGCGAGCGCGGGGTTATTTAA
- the acs gene encoding acetate--CoA ligase — protein sequence MSAASLYPVRPEVAARTLTDEATYKAMYQQSVVNPEGFWREQGKRIDWIKPYSKVKQTSFDDHHVDIKWYADGTLNVSYNCLDRHLEERGDQIAIIWEGDNPSEHREITYRELHEQVCKFANALRGQDIHRGDVVTIYMPMIPEAAVAMLACARIGAIHSVVFGGFSPEALAGRIIDCQSKVVITADEGVRGGKKVALKANVDDALTNPETHSVQKVIVVQRTGSEIKWNQHRDIWYEDLMKVAGSVCAPKEMGAEEALFILYTSGSTGKPKGVLHTTGGYLVYASLTHERVFDYRPGEVFWCTADIGWVTGHTYLIYGPLANGATTLMFEGVPNYPDVTRVAKIVDKHKVNILYTAPTAIRAMMAEGKAAVAGADGSSLRLLGSVGEPINPEAWQWYYENVGQSRCPIVDTWWQTETGACLMTPLPGAHAMKPGSAARPFFGVQPALVDNLGNIIEGPAEGNLVIIDSWPGQARTLYGDHDRFVDTYFKTFKGMYFTGDGARRDEDGYWWITGRVDDVLNVSGHRMGTAEIESAMVAHPKVAEAAVVGVPHDIKGQGIYVYVTLNAGEEASEQLRQELKNWVRKEIGPIATPDVIQWAPGLPKTRSGKIMRRILRKIATAEYDALGDISTLADPGVVQHLIDTHKQMQAACA from the coding sequence ATGAGTGCTGCGTCCCTTTACCCTGTACGCCCCGAGGTGGCCGCGCGAACCCTGACCGACGAGGCCACCTACAAGGCCATGTATCAGCAGTCGGTGGTCAACCCCGAGGGCTTCTGGCGCGAGCAGGGCAAACGCATCGACTGGATCAAGCCCTACAGCAAGGTCAAGCAGACCTCCTTCGACGATCACCACGTCGACATCAAGTGGTACGCCGACGGCACCCTGAACGTCTCCTACAACTGCCTCGACCGCCATCTGGAAGAGCGCGGCGATCAGATCGCCATCATCTGGGAAGGTGACAACCCGTCCGAGCACCGGGAAATCACCTACCGTGAATTGCACGAGCAGGTGTGCAAGTTCGCCAACGCCCTGCGTGGTCAGGACATTCACCGCGGCGACGTGGTGACCATCTACATGCCGATGATTCCCGAAGCTGCGGTGGCCATGCTGGCCTGCGCCCGTATCGGCGCCATCCACTCGGTGGTGTTCGGCGGCTTCTCCCCGGAGGCGCTGGCCGGTCGTATCATCGATTGCCAGTCGAAAGTGGTGATCACCGCCGACGAGGGCGTGCGTGGCGGCAAGAAGGTGGCGCTGAAGGCCAACGTCGATGACGCGTTGACCAACCCGGAAACCCATAGCGTGCAGAAGGTCATCGTGGTCCAGCGCACCGGATCCGAGATCAAGTGGAACCAGCACCGTGACATCTGGTACGAAGACCTGATGAAGGTGGCCGGCAGCGTTTGCGCACCCAAGGAAATGGGCGCCGAGGAAGCCCTGTTCATCCTCTACACCTCCGGTTCTACCGGCAAGCCCAAGGGTGTGTTGCACACCACCGGCGGCTACCTGGTATATGCCTCGCTGACCCACGAGCGGGTATTCGACTACCGCCCGGGCGAAGTCTTCTGGTGCACCGCCGACATCGGCTGGGTCACTGGCCACACCTACCTGATCTACGGGCCGCTGGCCAACGGCGCCACCACCCTGATGTTCGAGGGCGTGCCGAACTACCCGGACGTGACCCGTGTCGCCAAGATCGTCGACAAGCACAAGGTCAACATCCTTTACACCGCCCCGACCGCCATTCGCGCCATGATGGCCGAAGGCAAGGCCGCCGTGGCTGGCGCCGACGGTTCCAGCCTGCGCCTGCTCGGCTCGGTGGGCGAGCCGATCAACCCGGAAGCCTGGCAGTGGTACTACGAGAACGTCGGCCAGAGCCGTTGCCCGATCGTCGATACCTGGTGGCAGACCGAAACCGGTGCCTGCCTGATGACCCCGCTGCCGGGTGCTCATGCCATGAAGCCGGGCTCTGCTGCACGGCCGTTCTTCGGCGTGCAACCGGCGCTGGTGGACAATCTGGGCAACATCATCGAGGGGCCGGCCGAAGGCAACCTGGTGATCATCGATTCCTGGCCGGGTCAGGCGCGTACCCTGTACGGCGACCACGACCGCTTCGTCGATACCTACTTCAAGACCTTCAAGGGCATGTACTTCACCGGTGACGGCGCGCGCCGCGACGAAGACGGCTACTGGTGGATCACCGGTCGCGTCGACGACGTGCTCAACGTTTCCGGCCACCGCATGGGCACTGCCGAGATCGAGAGCGCCATGGTCGCCCACCCGAAAGTGGCCGAGGCCGCAGTGGTCGGTGTGCCGCACGACATCAAGGGGCAGGGCATCTACGTCTACGTCACCCTGAATGCCGGCGAGGAGGCTTCCGAGCAACTGCGTCAGGAACTGAAGAACTGGGTACGCAAGGAGATCGGCCCGATCGCCACGCCGGACGTGATCCAGTGGGCGCCTGGCCTGCCCAAGACCCGCTCGGGCAAGATCATGCGCCGTATCCTGCGCAAGATCGCCACCGCCGAATACGATGCGCTCGGCGACATCTCCACCCTGGCCGACCCGGGCGTGGTGCAGCACCTCATCGACACCCACAAGCAGATGCAGGCCGCCTGCGCCTGA
- a CDS encoding LysR substrate-binding domain-containing protein: MRRIDFVTLKLFVAIADERSLTRAAEREHLALAAVSKRVSDLESQLGIALLYRQSKGVELTPAGHALLHHARNMMDNLEQLNADLSEFSEGVKGHVRIHANTSAVIEFLPEDLASFSRLHPQVKIDLEERVSSETIRAVREGLTDIGIFAGHVPAEDLQVFTYRHDQLVLVTPREHPLAERDGLFLREAVGFDFIGLQQDASLHGLLQQAAHSQGVNLRLRIQVRSFEAICRMIHTGMGVGVLPDLAVRTYLPALDVRVIPLHDPWARRELKVAVRNQDNLSLTAKQMLDHLRHSSSTEGDLALPS; this comes from the coding sequence ATGCGCCGCATCGATTTCGTCACCCTCAAGCTGTTCGTGGCCATCGCCGACGAGCGCAGCCTGACCCGCGCCGCCGAGCGCGAGCACCTGGCTTTGGCGGCGGTCAGCAAACGCGTCAGCGATCTGGAAAGCCAGCTCGGCATCGCGCTGCTCTATCGTCAGTCCAAGGGTGTCGAGCTGACCCCGGCCGGCCACGCGCTGCTGCACCATGCACGCAACATGATGGACAACCTCGAACAGCTCAACGCTGACCTCAGCGAGTTCAGCGAAGGGGTGAAAGGCCATGTGCGCATCCACGCCAACACCTCGGCGGTGATCGAATTCCTGCCCGAGGATCTGGCCAGCTTCAGCCGCCTGCACCCACAGGTGAAGATCGATCTGGAGGAGCGGGTCAGCAGCGAAACCATCCGCGCCGTGCGCGAGGGGCTGACCGATATCGGCATCTTCGCCGGCCACGTGCCGGCCGAGGATCTGCAGGTGTTCACCTACCGCCATGACCAACTGGTATTGGTCACTCCGCGCGAACATCCGCTGGCCGAACGCGACGGCCTGTTCCTGCGCGAGGCGGTGGGCTTCGATTTCATCGGCCTGCAGCAGGACGCCTCCTTGCACGGCCTGCTGCAGCAGGCGGCGCACAGCCAGGGCGTGAACTTGCGCCTGCGCATCCAGGTGCGCAGCTTCGAGGCCATCTGCCGGATGATCCACACCGGCATGGGCGTCGGCGTGTTGCCGGATCTGGCGGTGCGTACCTACCTGCCGGCGCTGGATGTGCGGGTGATCCCGCTGCACGACCCCTGGGCCCGGCGCGAACTCAAGGTGGCGGTGCGCAACCAGGACAACCTTTCGCTGACCGCGAAGCAGATGCTCGATCACCTGCGCCATAGCTCATCAACAGAGGGGGACTTGGCGCTGCCTTCGTGA
- a CDS encoding TRAP transporter substrate-binding protein, whose translation MKFSFVRRGLAGVLAGCALLGALTAHAADPILIKFSHITADSTPKGQGALLFKKLVEERLAGKVKVDVYANSSLYGDGKEMEALLLNEVQMLAPAPSKLEQYTKQLQLFDLMFLFDDVAAAQRFQASEKGKALLKSMESKGITGLAYWLNGMRQLTANKPLLEPADARGLKFRVQPSDLQAAQYSALRAVPRKMAFAEIYQGLQTGVVNAQDNPWSNIYSQKYFEVQKYMTESNHAIGNYLLITNTRFWNGLPADIRSELEQIVDEVTVEVNKQAEALNAEARQAILDTGKSEIITLTPEQRGKWRDAVRPAWKKFEVEIGADVIEAAQAANQP comes from the coding sequence ATGAAGTTCTCATTCGTCCGCCGTGGCCTGGCCGGCGTGCTCGCCGGTTGCGCACTGCTTGGCGCGCTGACGGCCCACGCAGCCGATCCGATCTTGATCAAGTTTTCCCATATCACCGCTGACAGCACGCCCAAGGGCCAGGGCGCGCTGCTGTTCAAGAAGCTGGTTGAGGAGCGCCTGGCCGGCAAGGTCAAGGTCGACGTCTATGCCAACTCTTCGCTGTATGGCGATGGCAAGGAAATGGAGGCGCTGTTGCTGAATGAGGTGCAGATGCTGGCGCCGGCACCTTCCAAGTTGGAGCAGTACACCAAGCAATTGCAGTTGTTCGACCTGATGTTCCTGTTCGACGACGTGGCCGCCGCACAGCGCTTCCAGGCCTCGGAAAAGGGCAAGGCGCTGCTCAAGTCGATGGAGAGCAAGGGCATCACCGGCCTGGCCTACTGGCTCAACGGCATGCGCCAGCTCACCGCCAACAAGCCGTTGCTCGAACCCGCCGACGCCCGTGGCCTGAAGTTCCGCGTGCAGCCGTCCGACCTGCAGGCCGCGCAGTACAGCGCCCTGCGTGCCGTGCCACGGAAGATGGCCTTCGCCGAGATCTACCAGGGCCTGCAGACCGGTGTGGTCAATGCTCAGGACAACCCCTGGTCGAACATCTACTCGCAGAAGTACTTCGAGGTGCAGAAGTACATGACCGAGTCCAACCATGCCATCGGCAACTACCTGCTGATCACCAACACCCGGTTCTGGAACGGCCTGCCGGCGGACATCCGCAGCGAGCTGGAGCAGATCGTCGACGAAGTCACCGTCGAGGTGAACAAGCAGGCCGAGGCGCTGAACGCCGAGGCGCGCCAGGCCATTCTCGACACCGGCAAGAGCGAGATCATCACCCTCACGCCCGAGCAGCGTGGCAAGTGGCGTGACGCCGTGCGTCCGGCGTGGAAGAAGTTCGAGGTGGAGATCGGTGCCGACGTGATCGAGGCTGCGCAGGCCGCCAACCAGCCTTGA